From the Jilunia laotingensis genome, the window GAGCGGGTGAGGTTTAAAGATTTGGACGATTATCTCAAGTCGGCTCTTCTCAACAACGGTGTTGAGTTGCCATATCACTTTACGGTGATTGACAAAGATGGGCGCGAAGTCTACCGTTGCGCGGATTATGAGGAGAAAGGGAGTGACGATTCTTATACTCAACCCCTCTTCCAAAACGATCCGCCGGCAAAGATGAGCATTGTGAAGATTCACTTTCCGGGAAAGAAAGATTATATTTTCGACTCGGTTAGCTTCATGATCCCGTCGATGATATTTACGTTTGTGCTGTTGATAACCTTCATCTTTACAATTTATATCGTATTCCGTCAGAAAAAACTGACAGAGATGAAGAACGATTTTATCAACAACATGACCCATGAATTTAAGACACCGATCTCGACCATCTCGCTTGCCGCGCAAATGCTGAAAGACCCTGCGGTGGGCAAATCTCCCCAGATGTTTCAGCACATATCGGGGGTGATCAATGACGAGACGAAGCGGCTTCGCTTCCAAGTGGAGAAAGTACTTCAGATGTCAATGTTCGACCGTCAGAAGGCGACGCTCAAGATGAAGGAAATCGATGCTAATGAATTGATAACAGGAGTGATAAATACGTTCGCTTTGAAAGTTGAACGATATAATGGTAAGATCACATCGAACCTTGAGGCCACCGATCCTGTTATATTTGCGGACGAGATGCACATCACCAATGTTATCTTCAATTTGATGGATAATGCGGTGAAGTATAAAAAGCCGGAAGAAGATTTGCTGCTGAACGTCAGGACTTGGAATGAGCCGGGTAAACTGATGATTTCGATACAAGACAACGGCATTGGTATAAAGAAAGAGAACCTTAAAAAGGTATTCGATAAGTTCTACCGCGTGCATACAGGTAATCTGCACGATGTAAAAGGTTTCGGATTAGGATTGGCTTATGTGAAGAAGATCATTCAGGATCATAAGGGGACTATCCGGGCTGAGAGCGAATTGAATGTGGGAACTAAATTTATAATTGCATTACCTTTATTAAAAAATTAATGATATGGACGAGAAACTGCGTATTTTATTGTGCGAGGATGATGAGAATCTTGGCATGCTTTTAAGAGAATATTTACAGGCAAAAGGTTATTCTGCAGAGTTGTATCCTGATGGAGAGGCCGGTTACAAGGCATTCCTGAAGAACAAATACGACTTATGCGTGTTTGACGTAATGATGCCTAAGAAGGATGGTTTTACATTGGCTCAGGACGTTCGTGCGGTCAATTCTGAAATTCCTATTATTTTCCTGACCGCGAAGACTTTGAAAGAGGACATCTTGGAAGGCTTTAAGATCGGTGCGGATGATTACATCACCAAACCATTCAGCATGGAAGAGCTGACTTTCAGAATTGAAGCGATTCTGAGACGTGTCCGTGGGAAGAAGAATAAGGAGAGCAACATCTACAAGATTGGTAAGTTCACTTTCGATACCCAGAAGCAAATCCTCGCTATCGACGGGAAACAAACCAAACTTACCACGAAGGAATCCGAGCTGCTTGGCTTGCTTTGCGCCCATGCAAACGAGATTCTGCAACGCGACTTTGCTCTGAAGACCATCTGGATCGATGACAACTATTTCAATGCACGTAGCATGGATGTGTATATCACCAAGTTGCGTAAGCATTTGAAAGAAGATGATTCTATTGAAATTATCAACATCCACGGAAAGGGATACAAACTGATCACTCCCGAGGTTGAATCATAGTGATAATGGAGGATAAGGAAATAAAAAAGCCCGGAAAAATTCATTCCCGGGCTTTTTTATTTCCTTTTAATATTAATCGGCAATTCTTTTATTGATAACAATGTAAGAAATAAGCCCTACTACTACCAAGATTGCAGATGTTCCTAAAATGGCATTGTTGTTCACATTGCCAGTAAAAGAGCAAGCGATCAGGATAATTACTCCGGCCAAGATTAATACCAATCCTAAATTCTTTAATAAGCCTTTCATGTGTGTGTATTTTAATAGATTATTTTATTCTTAGGCACAAATTAAAGCATAATTCTTTAACGAGCGAAATTATTTAAGCAAAAAAACTATTATTCAACGTAAATAGTCCGTTTCTAATACTCAATCTTTTGTATTGAAGAAGATTTTCCTCAATACTTCCTGACTGACTCTGAGTTCGTCCACACTGATTCCCTGAAGGGCTTCCATCAGTGTACGGTTAGCAATAATGCGGGCTTGTTCCTCCAGTTCCTTGCCCGTTTTGGTCAAATGTATGAGATTGGTGCGACGGTCCTTTTTGTCAGAGATGCGTACTACCAGATGTTGCCGTTCCATGTTGTCTATCAAACGGGTCATGCTGGGCTTGTCTTTAAAAGTTGCATTACACAACTCTTGTTGGGTCACGCCATCTTGTTCCCAAAGAAAAATCAGTACTGTCCATTGTTCGGGACTGATCTCTAAACCGCCTTGACGGAAGTTACGGTACAGCTTTCGGTTTATGGCCGCGGATACTTTGCCATTTAAAATGGCAAAGATAAGCCGGATATCAAAGTTAAATTGTTCTATCATGAAATTATTGTTTCAACAACTTTGCAAAGGTAGGATGCTTCTTCGACAAATCCTATCTTGTGGATATAAAAAAAGATTAAATGTTTGTAGTTCAAAATAAAATACCTACCTTTGCACCCGCAATTTAAAATCAAATAATTTATTTATTTAATTAAAACGAAGTATGAATCAATACGAAACCGTTTTCATTTTAACTCCCGTTTTATCTGATGCTCAGATGAAGGAAGCGGTAGAAAAATTCAAAGGTATCCTTCAGGCTGAAGGTGCTGAGATTATCAATGAAGAAAACTGGGGACTGAAAAAGTTGGCTTATCCTATCCAGAAGAAGTCCACAGGATTTTATCAATTGATCGAGTTCAATGCAGATCCTACTGTAATTGACAAGTTGGAAGTTAATTTCCGTCGTGACGAACGTGTTATCCGTTTCTTGACTTTCAAAATGGATAAGTACGCTGCAGAATATGCTGCAAAAAGAAGAAGTGTTAAATCAAGCAAAAAGGAGGATTAATCATGGCACAACAAGTTCAATCAGAAATCAGATATTTGACTCCGCCTTCAGTAGACGTTAAGAAGAAGAAATACTGCCGTTTCAAAAAGAGTGGTATTAAGTATATTGACTACAAAGATCCTGAATTCCTGAAGAAATTCCTGAATGAACAGGGTAAAATCCTTCCGCGCCGTATCACCGGTACTTCTTTGAAGTTCCAGCGTCGTATTGCGCAGGCTGTAAAGAGAGCGCGTCACTTGGCATTGTTGCCTTATGTAACTGACATGATGAAATAAGGAGGAGGAAAAGTATGGAAATTATATTGAAAGAAGACGTAGTAAACTTGGGTTATAAGAATGATATCGTAACTGTTAAGTCTGGTTATGGTCGTAACTTTTTGATCCCTACAGGAAAAGCTGTCATCGCTTCTCCTTCTGCAAAGAAAATGCTGGCTGAAGAACTTAAACAGCGTGCGCACAAGCTTGAGAAGATCAAGAAAGATGCTGAGGAAATGGCTGCTAAGTTGGAAGGCGTTTCATTGACAATCGCAACAAAAGTTAGCTCTACAGGTACAATTTTCGGTTCTGTAAGTAATATTCAGATTGCTGAAGAATTGGCTAAATTGGGCCATGAGATCGACAGAAAGA encodes:
- a CDS encoding sensor histidine kinase, with amino-acid sequence MKKSTIWILGIVMGLSFLCLLYLQVSYIESMVKMRKEQFDTSVRNSLYQVSKDVEFAETDRWLREDISEAERKALTASSSSMQGEDLIQQTQRFTLKSPDGKIMSDFELKVMTSKPSELPKMMISKRHGGKTIPETSKSLLDAVKNRYMYQRVLLDEVALQMVYRASDKSIGERVRFKDLDDYLKSALLNNGVELPYHFTVIDKDGREVYRCADYEEKGSDDSYTQPLFQNDPPAKMSIVKIHFPGKKDYIFDSVSFMIPSMIFTFVLLITFIFTIYIVFRQKKLTEMKNDFINNMTHEFKTPISTISLAAQMLKDPAVGKSPQMFQHISGVINDETKRLRFQVEKVLQMSMFDRQKATLKMKEIDANELITGVINTFALKVERYNGKITSNLEATDPVIFADEMHITNVIFNLMDNAVKYKKPEEDLLLNVRTWNEPGKLMISIQDNGIGIKKENLKKVFDKFYRVHTGNLHDVKGFGLGLAYVKKIIQDHKGTIRAESELNVGTKFIIALPLLKN
- the rprY gene encoding response regulator transcription factor RprY; its protein translation is MDEKLRILLCEDDENLGMLLREYLQAKGYSAELYPDGEAGYKAFLKNKYDLCVFDVMMPKKDGFTLAQDVRAVNSEIPIIFLTAKTLKEDILEGFKIGADDYITKPFSMEELTFRIEAILRRVRGKKNKESNIYKIGKFTFDTQKQILAIDGKQTKLTTKESELLGLLCAHANEILQRDFALKTIWIDDNYFNARSMDVYITKLRKHLKEDDSIEIINIHGKGYKLITPEVES
- a CDS encoding MarR family winged helix-turn-helix transcriptional regulator — translated: MIEQFNFDIRLIFAILNGKVSAAINRKLYRNFRQGGLEISPEQWTVLIFLWEQDGVTQQELCNATFKDKPSMTRLIDNMERQHLVVRISDKKDRRTNLIHLTKTGKELEEQARIIANRTLMEALQGISVDELRVSQEVLRKIFFNTKD
- the rpsF gene encoding 30S ribosomal protein S6; the encoded protein is MNQYETVFILTPVLSDAQMKEAVEKFKGILQAEGAEIINEENWGLKKLAYPIQKKSTGFYQLIEFNADPTVIDKLEVNFRRDERVIRFLTFKMDKYAAEYAAKRRSVKSSKKED
- the rpsR gene encoding 30S ribosomal protein S18, which produces MAQQVQSEIRYLTPPSVDVKKKKYCRFKKSGIKYIDYKDPEFLKKFLNEQGKILPRRITGTSLKFQRRIAQAVKRARHLALLPYVTDMMK
- the rplI gene encoding 50S ribosomal protein L9; the encoded protein is MEIILKEDVVNLGYKNDIVTVKSGYGRNFLIPTGKAVIASPSAKKMLAEELKQRAHKLEKIKKDAEEMAAKLEGVSLTIATKVSSTGTIFGSVSNIQIAEELAKLGHEIDRKIIVVKDAVKEVGKYKATVKLHKEVSVEIPFEVVAE